CGAGACCCCGGACGAGGTCCTCACCGCCCTCCAAGACCTCCGCCAGGTCGGTTGCGAAATCGTCACCCTGGGGCAGTACCTCCGGCCCACCCCCGCCCACTTGCCCGTGGTGGAATTCATTACCCCCGAACAATTCGACTGGTACGGCCAACAGGCCCGCGCCATGGGCTTCCGTCACGTCGCCAGTGCCCCCATGGTCCGAAGCTCCTACCACGCCGACGATTTCCAAATCGAACCGCGCGAAACAGAGCCGGACCGACATTGACCGCCCCCGTCTGCAGTGCCCCGCCCGGCCCCACACCCCTCAGCAACCGGGGATGCGCGAACTCAAGCCGAAACCCGCATCACTCAAACCCGGACCGGATGCGACCCCGCCACCGGCCACGGGCCCCACGCCCGACCCCGCATCCCATCCCGCAGCAAATACCACAAAAACAGCGTGTTGTACTTCAAATACCGCGGGCCCAACCGGCGCGGCTCGGTCGCCATCCGGTACAACCACGTCAGCCCCGCCCGCTGCATCCATGCCGGTGCGTCCGGTTTCAACCCGGCATTCGCCTCAAACGCAAACCCCACCACCAACACCACCCCGCGTCGCAGCCGCTCCTTGTACCGGGCCGCCCACCGCTGTTGCTTCGGCGCACCAAAGCAAATCCACAAAAAATCCGGACCCAGCCGGTTGATCTCCGACAACACCCGGGCCTCGTCCGCCGGGTCCAGCGACCCGTCCTCCAAACACCGCCCGTGGTAGCCACCCACAAACCGCAGACCCGGATTCGCAGCCGTGAACCTCCGCCGCAAACGCTCGGCGCACTCCTCACTCCCACCCACCAGATAATGCGTACTGCCCGCCGGCGCGCGCTCCAAAAAGTATCGCATGAACGCCGGCCCATAAACCCGATCCCGCAAACCCGCCCCCGCCCAATTCATGCACCACGTCAGCGGCGTGCTGTCAGACACCAGACAATCAAAAGTCCCCATCACACGCCGAAAAGCCGGATCGTGCCGGATCATCGTCACGATCTGCGTGTTGGAAAACGCAACCGTGGTCGGCCGCGACCAACCCGCCCATTCCACGCACCGCCTCGTCAGATCAGCATACGTCGTCACCAACAGCGGTGCCCCCAGGACATGCACGTAACGAGGTTGCTCAGACCCTGCCTTCATCGCCACGTCCCTCTCCCGGGCTCACTGTCCCGGCCTCCGAAGCCTCCCGGGCCGCGACGGCGGCAGCCTCCCCGGACTCCGCCGCGGACACCCCCGGCTGGCCCGCCGGTTCGCTGTCCCCCCCACGGAGGACGGTCCCCGGCCCGGCTTCCACCGCCACCACCGCCGGCCGCACCAGCCGCCCCTGAAACATGATCCCCGTGGCCAGGGTCTCGCGCACCACCGCACCCTCCGGAGGCGTCTGCCCATCCGGCGTCTGATGCCGATCCGGCTGAAAAGCCTCGCCCGGCGCCACTTCAAACGGCACCACCCCCAACCGCCGGGCCGCATCCCGACAGTGGTTCTGAAACTGCGTCAACTGCTCGATCAACCGCGGTTGCCCCGACCGCAGCCCCGCCGTATACAACGCAAACACGTGGTCCAAAATCCACACCAACACCTGCAGCCACTCCCCCTCGGCCCGACGCAGCTTCTCCACCTCCAACCGCAGCGTGGCCTTTTCCGCGTCATTCGCCCGCTGCAAAAAAGCCGTGAACTCCCGCACCTCGGCAGCCATCCGCTCCGCAATCTCCCTCGCCTGCGCCGCCGTCCGGGCCGTCTGATCATGAATGGCCTGCCAGTTGTCCGTCGCCTCTGCAATCCGCCGGGCAACCGTCTCCGCATGCCGCGCATGACTCAGCCCCTCGGCCAGCGTCGCCGCCTCGAGCCGTCGACAAGCCGCCCGATACTCCAGCCAAAACGGCAACACCCCCAGCACCGCCCCCGCCACCAAACAAATCGTGCTTCCCCAGATCACCGCCGCCCCCATGGGCGGCCGGGACTGCACAATCCAAAACACGGCGGCAGCCAATAACAGGGCATCCCCCACCAGAAACGGCCACACACGAACCCGAGGCACTTCCGATGAATCCATGCCGCGCAGTCTGCCGGGCCACGCCCACCGTTTCAAGGTCCCAACCGCAGCCACCCCGGGCACCCAGGCCGGGCCCTCGCCCGGCTCCCGACACGCCCCGCCCGACCCTCAAGGTCGTGGCCGGGCCGTGCCCAACTCCACATACTGCGGCAACTCCCGCAACTCCAACACCAGCGTGTCGCCAGAGCCGGCGACCCGTTCCACACGACCATCTCCACGGACCACCCGCCACCCGTCCGCCGGCACCGGACCATCCACATTCAGCCGCACCTCGTGCGGCTCCTCCAGAGTCCACGCAGCCAGCTTCACCCGACCCCGCCCGTCCCTCAGCACCAGGACCCAGTCCGACTCCCGCCCCACCGAATGCCGCCGCTCCACGGAGTAGCCCGCCAACTCCCGCGCCAGCGTCCGCATCGCATGATAGGCGGGCTTCGGTTTCAAATCCGCGTCCACCACCCCGAAATTGTGTTCGCGCTCCTGCGGGTCCCGCCCGTCATTCTTCCAATCGTACCAGATCGAAAGCGGCACCCCCACAAACAGATGGAACAACTGCTGCCGCACCAAATACGCCGCCTGGGTCTCAAGGGACACATCCTTGCCATCCGTGGACCACCCCCACTCGCTGCTCACAATCGGCACCCGCCCGGCCCGGTCCGCCGGCGCATGACGGTCCACCTGCTCCCGCAACCGTTGGTAATCCACCGCGGCCGTCTCCGGCGGGCGCCGAAAGCGATACGGATGCACACTCACACCATCCAGACCCCCCAGAATCCCCGATGCCAAAAACCGCTCCATGAACGGGGGGTCAAACCCCGAAATGCCCGGCGCAATGATCACCGCGCGCGGATCCGCCCGCCGCACCGACTCCACCGTCGCCCGGGCCAGACGCACGTACTCCTCCACGTTCGGACGAGGCCGCCAGAAAAAGATGTTCGGCTCGTTCCAAATCTCCCACACCACGCCGCGACCGGCATAACGCGCCGCCGCCGCACCCGCCCAGCGTGCAAAGGCCTCCACACTCTCCGGCTTCCGCGGCGAAGCCGTGGTCTCCTCCGGCCGGCCCGTGATCGGATTCGTCGTCTGGACCATGTCCTCATACAGCCGGTTCGAATAATCCAGGATGTACAAAGCACGCAGTCCCCGCTTCTCCAGATTCCGCGTCAACTCATCATAGCCGCTCCAGTCGTACTCGCCCCGCCGCCGTTCAATGGCTTCCCACGTAAAGTCCATCCGCACCCAACGGAACCCGGCCGCCGCAATCATATCCAGATCAGCCTCGTGACCCGTGACAAAATGAATGTTCACCCCGATGCCTTCAGGGATGCGCAGCGGCGGCAACTGCGAAAAAGCCGGATCAATCAGGGCCAACAGAATCACCCCTCGCAGCAACCTTGCCTTCATACCCGCCACGGAACGCCCGCAACCAACACCTGTCAAGAAGATGGTCCCGCCACGGACCCGTCAGCCACCGGAACGTACCGCACCGCCGGCTGCCGCCACCGGTTCCCAGGCATCCCACGCCACTCGCAAAATCAGGGCCACCACCACCGCCAGAAAGACCGGCCGGATGAACCGTGCCCCACGCGCCGCAGCCATCCGCGCCCCCAATCGCGCCCCGCACGCCTGGGCCACACCCATCGCCAAACCCAACCCGCCATGCATCGCTCCCGCACCCGCAAACACCATCAACGCACCCGCGTTGCTG
This genomic interval from Limisphaera ngatamarikiensis contains the following:
- a CDS encoding WecB/TagA/CpsF family glycosyltransferase; protein product: MKAGSEQPRYVHVLGAPLLVTTYADLTRRCVEWAGWSRPTTVAFSNTQIVTMIRHDPAFRRVMGTFDCLVSDSTPLTWCMNWAGAGLRDRVYGPAFMRYFLERAPAGSTHYLVGGSEECAERLRRRFTAANPGLRFVGGYHGRCLEDGSLDPADEARVLSEINRLGPDFLWICFGAPKQQRWAARYKERLRRGVVLVVGFAFEANAGLKPDAPAWMQRAGLTWLYRMATEPRRLGPRYLKYNTLFLWYLLRDGMRGRAWGPWPVAGSHPVRV
- the grpE gene encoding nucleotide exchange factor GrpE, whose translation is MDSSEVPRVRVWPFLVGDALLLAAAVFWIVQSRPPMGAAVIWGSTICLVAGAVLGVLPFWLEYRAACRRLEAATLAEGLSHARHAETVARRIAEATDNWQAIHDQTARTAAQAREIAERMAAEVREFTAFLQRANDAEKATLRLEVEKLRRAEGEWLQVLVWILDHVFALYTAGLRSGQPRLIEQLTQFQNHCRDAARRLGVVPFEVAPGEAFQPDRHQTPDGQTPPEGAVVRETLATGIMFQGRLVRPAVVAVEAGPGTVLRGGDSEPAGQPGVSAAESGEAAAVAAREASEAGTVSPGEGRGDEGRV
- a CDS encoding cellulase family glycosylhydrolase, which codes for MKARLLRGVILLALIDPAFSQLPPLRIPEGIGVNIHFVTGHEADLDMIAAAGFRWVRMDFTWEAIERRRGEYDWSGYDELTRNLEKRGLRALYILDYSNRLYEDMVQTTNPITGRPEETTASPRKPESVEAFARWAGAAAARYAGRGVVWEIWNEPNIFFWRPRPNVEEYVRLARATVESVRRADPRAVIIAPGISGFDPPFMERFLASGILGGLDGVSVHPYRFRRPPETAAVDYQRLREQVDRHAPADRAGRVPIVSSEWGWSTDGKDVSLETQAAYLVRQQLFHLFVGVPLSIWYDWKNDGRDPQEREHNFGVVDADLKPKPAYHAMRTLARELAGYSVERRHSVGRESDWVLVLRDGRGRVKLAAWTLEEPHEVRLNVDGPVPADGWRVVRGDGRVERVAGSGDTLVLELRELPQYVELGTARPRP